A single genomic interval of Leptidea sinapis chromosome 37, ilLepSina1.1, whole genome shotgun sequence harbors:
- the LOC126975777 gene encoding protein takeout-like: protein MWHLLLVLPICSIFGQNSLPDEFIRCRQKDAHLNDCLVAAVPDALRKMRKGIPELSVPPLEPLQVSSMEIESGAGPVVITQSYKNIRLHGLTDSILTTYKADLKHYRLRTESLTPKMEFIADYVMKGRILVLPIHGKGVANITMVNLVVKHELIGEPVERDGHTYMRMRDYRVKFVPKRVLLHFSNLFNGDKRLGDQMNLFLNENSDLVFNELKESYEKSLSSVFQDVTNKIFNSVPMNKIFPEDE, encoded by the exons CGGACGAGTTTATTCGGTGTCGACAGAAGGACGCCCACCTCAACGACTGCTTGGTGGCTGCGGTGCCAGATGCCCTGCGCAAGATGAGGAAAG GTATTCCGGAGCTGTCGGTGCCACCTCTGGAACCACTCCAGGTGTCCAGCATGGAGATAGAGTCTGGAGCCGGCCCCGTGGTCATCACACAGAGCTACAAGAACATCAGATTGCATGGACTTACAGACTCCATATTAACTACCTACAA GGCTGACCTGAAGCACTACAGACTACGCACAGAGTCCCTCACGCCCAAAATGGAGTTCATCGCAGACTACGTGATGAAGGGCCGTATTCTGGTCCTGCCGATCCACGGGAAGGGCGTCGCCAATATTACTATGG TAAACTTGGTGGTGAAACACGAGCTGATCGGTGAGCCAGTGGAGCGTGATGGACACACGTACATGCGGATGCGGGACTACAGAGTCAAGTTTGTGCCCAAGAGAGTGCTGCTACACTTCTCCAACCTGTTCAACGGAGACAAACGGTTGGGGGATCAGATGAACCT ATTCTTGAACGAGAACTCGGACTTGGTCTTCAACGAGCTGAAGGAGTCCTATGAGAAGAGCCTGAGCAGCGTGTTCCAGGACGTCACCAACAAGATCTTCAATTCCGTACCTATGAACAAGATATTCCCAGAGGATGAATAG